Proteins from one Ipomoea triloba cultivar NCNSP0323 chromosome 1, ASM357664v1 genomic window:
- the LOC115998406 gene encoding uncharacterized protein LOC115998406 isoform X1 encodes MPHLFFFLKLLLQSDLSHFRGRNNDKQAKEGDFYCWLSTTMIENRKIVNTIDGLDKVHGEKLATLEAVLKVFLTTSHDYIPLLAGLYFDTSPGFLVDYDAAFPATPILSQPEAKLLV; translated from the exons atgcctcatttatttttctttctcaaattattgttgcaatctgatctatcccacttccgcgggcgcaacaatgACAAGCAAGCTAAGGAAGGAGACTTTTACTG CTGGTTGAGCACAACAATGATTGAGAACCGGAAAATTGTGAATACGATCGATGGTTTGGACAAGGTACATGGAGAGAAACTTGCTACACTTGAAGCTGTATTGAAAGTTTTTCTGACCACATCACATGATTATATCCCTTTGCTAGCTGGACTATATTTTGATACCTCGCCTGGTTTCCTAGTGGACTATGATGCTGCTTTTCCCGCAACTCCGATCCTCTCTCAACCAGAAGCTAAGCTACTGGTGTAA